The following coding sequences lie in one Tichowtungia aerotolerans genomic window:
- the nrdD gene encoding anaerobic ribonucleoside-triphosphate reductase gives MLWFYLTPLHNLTNLTAVAQRGSNNRFFRLPTSYQQGEGVMGETIVSKDELFDGFRKRSGLVVPFSPKKIEMAIHHAVEEVARKEGTPRNEGLALKITSMVVEQLNNPQSEFYVHANNDGKRIPLIEDVQDLVEILLSDNNESLVVAAYKRYRKQRDIARRKIRVRGDSRDNVDVTDASLLLVESNSSEVTLPWDRKRIVKQILDKTDLSVAMSISIAKSVENRIIGGKITTINTTLIREMVNNELAERGFSAQLRDLSLYGVPRDYVDNLMFTKSTENSNIVNNNPEAVNLGIAELVLKQWALDTIFDEDIKRAHNTGAVHLHDLGYPHRVYCSSHSIEYVKKYGLQGLVNLNTESSPARSASVLTGHLNTFLASMQANYAGALGIAYINILYAPLLEDMGAKELKQIAQELIFNGSQNAFSRGGQTLFLDFNIHSGVPGYLKVVPAIGPGGKYMLRRKDGTKVQLEEVLRDELDASGYKMMDLYLEEEDGSQRLVLREIQGKDGVEYDPEVAKALKERGEKIVTYGDYTKESQEFCRALLEVFGDGDSNGRIFEFPKCDFHISDETFSDPEQYEIFQAACKLAERNGSTYFIFDRDEVTLSACCRLRTTINDNRMLLHPESMRFCGFQNVTINIPQAAYRGARKGGDILQNFYDEIDSTMELAVQAHIQKKDKIAEMISGPGHPLWQIGKVSCDGKPYVDLETCTYILGLIGVNDAAKFLIGQELHESQEAQQLGLRIVAHMYAKTKKLAKKYNLKFTLEESPAESAARRMAKTDLVYFRDEAENIVKGDSEDVCYYTNSVHLTADAPVGLVGRIKEQAKYHSLIESGAITHAFIGEEKPSAASIEKLMTETFFRTQSAQVTVSPEFTFCNSCHHQTRGLLEKCPSCESEDVVGETRVVGYFSKVQNWNKSKRYGELVARQKGQYSVETADEGAGKQLVEA, from the coding sequence ATGTTGTGGTTTTATTTGACACCCCTGCACAATTTAACTAATTTGACAGCCGTTGCTCAACGAGGCAGCAACAACCGATTTTTCAGGTTACCAACAAGTTATCAACAGGGGGAAGGTGTTATGGGCGAAACAATTGTATCAAAAGACGAGCTATTCGACGGATTCCGAAAAAGATCGGGCTTGGTAGTTCCTTTCAGTCCCAAAAAAATCGAAATGGCGATACACCATGCAGTGGAAGAAGTTGCCCGCAAAGAAGGAACTCCACGCAACGAAGGTCTGGCCCTGAAAATCACCTCGATGGTGGTTGAGCAGCTCAACAATCCGCAGTCCGAATTCTATGTTCACGCCAACAACGACGGCAAACGTATTCCTCTGATCGAAGACGTTCAGGACCTCGTTGAAATCCTGCTTTCCGACAACAATGAATCCCTCGTTGTTGCCGCCTACAAACGCTACCGCAAACAGCGCGATATCGCCCGTCGCAAAATTCGCGTTCGCGGCGATTCCAGAGACAATGTTGATGTGACCGATGCCAGCCTGCTTCTTGTTGAGTCCAACTCTTCTGAAGTCACCCTTCCCTGGGACCGCAAACGAATCGTCAAACAGATTCTCGATAAGACCGATCTGTCTGTTGCAATGTCCATCAGCATCGCGAAATCAGTCGAAAACCGCATCATCGGCGGAAAGATCACGACGATCAACACCACCCTCATCCGCGAAATGGTCAACAACGAGCTGGCTGAACGCGGATTCTCCGCCCAGCTGCGCGACCTCTCTCTCTATGGTGTACCGCGCGACTATGTCGACAACCTGATGTTCACCAAATCGACCGAAAACTCCAACATCGTCAACAACAACCCGGAAGCGGTCAATCTCGGCATCGCCGAGCTCGTCCTGAAACAGTGGGCCCTCGACACCATCTTTGACGAAGACATCAAGCGCGCCCATAATACCGGCGCAGTCCACCTGCATGACCTCGGCTACCCGCACCGCGTTTACTGCTCCAGCCACTCCATCGAGTATGTTAAAAAGTACGGCCTGCAGGGCCTGGTGAACCTCAATACCGAATCGAGCCCGGCCCGTTCCGCCTCAGTGCTGACCGGTCACCTCAACACCTTCCTTGCATCGATGCAGGCCAACTACGCCGGCGCTCTCGGCATTGCCTACATCAACATTCTCTACGCCCCGCTTCTCGAAGACATGGGCGCCAAAGAACTGAAGCAGATTGCTCAGGAACTGATTTTCAACGGGTCCCAGAATGCGTTCAGCCGCGGTGGACAGACCCTGTTCCTCGACTTCAACATCCACAGCGGCGTGCCGGGTTATCTGAAAGTGGTTCCTGCCATCGGTCCGGGCGGCAAATATATGCTGCGCCGTAAAGACGGCACCAAGGTCCAGCTCGAAGAAGTGCTTCGCGACGAACTCGATGCCAGCGGATACAAGATGATGGACCTCTACCTCGAAGAGGAAGACGGCTCCCAGCGCCTCGTCCTGCGCGAGATTCAGGGCAAAGACGGCGTCGAATACGATCCGGAAGTGGCAAAAGCGCTGAAAGAACGCGGCGAAAAAATCGTCACCTACGGCGACTATACCAAAGAAAGCCAGGAATTCTGCCGCGCCCTGCTTGAGGTGTTCGGCGACGGCGACAGCAACGGCCGCATCTTCGAATTCCCGAAATGCGACTTCCACATCAGCGATGAAACCTTCAGCGACCCGGAACAGTACGAAATCTTCCAGGCCGCCTGCAAACTGGCTGAGCGCAACGGCTCGACCTACTTCATCTTCGACCGCGACGAAGTCACACTGTCCGCCTGCTGCCGCCTCCGCACGACCATTAATGACAACCGCATGCTGCTGCATCCGGAAAGCATGCGCTTCTGCGGCTTCCAGAACGTCACCATCAACATTCCGCAGGCCGCATACCGCGGGGCCCGCAAAGGCGGCGATATCCTGCAGAACTTCTATGACGAAATTGACTCCACCATGGAACTGGCCGTACAGGCACATATCCAGAAAAAGGATAAGATTGCAGAAATGATCAGCGGCCCGGGCCACCCGCTCTGGCAGATCGGCAAGGTATCCTGCGACGGCAAACCCTATGTCGACCTGGAAACCTGCACCTATATCCTCGGCCTCATCGGCGTCAACGATGCCGCCAAGTTCCTGATCGGCCAGGAACTGCACGAAAGCCAGGAAGCCCAGCAGCTCGGCCTGCGCATCGTGGCGCACATGTATGCCAAAACAAAAAAACTGGCCAAGAAATACAATCTCAAGTTCACCCTCGAAGAATCTCCGGCCGAATCCGCCGCTCGCCGCATGGCTAAAACGGATTTGGTTTACTTCCGCGACGAAGCCGAGAACATCGTCAAGGGCGACAGCGAAGACGTCTGCTACTACACCAACAGCGTCCATCTCACCGCAGACGCTCCGGTCGGCCTCGTCGGCCGCATCAAGGAACAGGCAAAATATCACAGCCTGATTGAATCCGGCGCCATCACCCACGCCTTCATTGGAGAAGAAAAACCGTCCGCAGCCTCCATCGAGAAGCTGATGACCGAAACCTTCTTCCGCACCCAGTCGGCGCAGGTCACGGTCTCCCCGGAATTCACCTTCTGCAACAGCTGCCATCATCAGACCCGCGGCCTGCTGGAAAAATGTCCGTCCTGCGAATCGGAAGACGTCGTCGGCGAAACCCGCGTGGTCGGCTACTTCTCAAAAGTGCAGAACTGGAATAAATCCAAACGCTACGGCGAACTTGTTGCTCGCCAAAAGGGTCAATACAGCGTAGAAACTGCAGATGAAGGTGCCGGAAAGCAGCTGGTAGAAGCATAA
- a CDS encoding carbon-nitrogen hydrolase yields the protein MKVGLVQQSCTADREANIEKSMAAIRRCAEQGAQLVALQELHTGLYFCQTEDTNQFNLAETIPGPSTDTFGELAKELGIVIVTSLFEKRAPGLYHNTAVVLDRDGSMAGKYRKMHIPDDPGYYEKFYFTPGDLGFTPIKTSVGTLGVLVCWDQWYPEAARLMATAGAELLIYPTAIGWDPSDTGDEQARQREAWITIQRAHAVANGIPVLSINRTGFEPSPAGESGAQFWGSSFVAGCQGEMLAQTGTDEETELVVELDGARSETVRRIWPYLRDRRIDAYNGLSARFLD from the coding sequence CTGAAAGTCGGGCTGGTTCAGCAGTCGTGCACTGCCGACCGTGAAGCCAACATTGAAAAGAGCATGGCTGCGATCCGCCGCTGCGCGGAACAGGGAGCTCAACTGGTTGCTCTGCAGGAACTGCACACCGGCCTCTATTTCTGCCAGACCGAAGATACGAATCAGTTTAATCTCGCCGAAACCATTCCCGGCCCCTCCACCGACACCTTCGGAGAACTGGCCAAAGAACTCGGCATTGTGATTGTGACCTCGCTGTTCGAAAAACGCGCGCCCGGTCTGTATCACAATACCGCGGTCGTGCTCGACCGCGACGGATCGATGGCCGGGAAATACCGGAAAATGCATATTCCGGATGATCCGGGCTATTATGAAAAATTTTATTTCACCCCCGGCGACCTCGGATTCACCCCAATCAAGACCTCGGTCGGCACGCTCGGCGTGCTGGTCTGCTGGGACCAGTGGTATCCGGAAGCGGCGCGGCTGATGGCAACGGCTGGCGCCGAGCTGCTGATTTATCCAACCGCCATCGGCTGGGACCCGAGTGACACCGGGGACGAACAGGCGCGCCAGCGCGAAGCGTGGATCACCATTCAGCGCGCGCACGCGGTCGCCAACGGCATTCCGGTGCTGAGCATCAACCGCACCGGCTTCGAACCGTCGCCCGCAGGAGAGAGCGGAGCTCAGTTCTGGGGATCGAGCTTCGTTGCCGGCTGTCAGGGTGAAATGCTGGCCCAAACCGGCACCGATGAGGAAACCGAACTGGTCGTTGAACTCGACGGCGCGCGCAGCGAAACGGTGCGACGCATATGGCCCTATCTGCGTGACCGCCGTATCGACGCCTACAACGGTCTCAGCGCCCGGTTTCTTGACTGA
- a CDS encoding agmatine deiminase family protein — MKPTQHSTVPAPPHSNPVRFPAEWEPQDAVLIAWPHTETDWAPYLDEAEKVFLKIAEAVTRFETLIVATPEPDAVREKLPHLDRVRVFDIETNDTWARDFGPITIFEDGKPLLLDFTFTGWGGKFEAGLDDRITSTLHKAGAFGETPFRKVDLILEGGSIESDGEGTLLTTTECLLNPNRNEKLSKEQIEKKLTIDLGSKQFQWLENGALAGDDTDAHIDTLARLCPNHTILYVQCDDPTDEHFEIFQGLENELKQTDFRLIPLPWPKAKFGADGDRLPATYANYLVINDAVLVPTYNDPADFQALETVQQAFPDREIIGIDCSTLIRQHGSLHCVTMQIPQGVLK; from the coding sequence ATGAAACCGACCCAACATTCCACCGTTCCAGCTCCTCCCCATTCCAATCCTGTTCGCTTTCCAGCCGAGTGGGAACCGCAGGATGCCGTCCTGATTGCGTGGCCGCATACCGAAACAGACTGGGCGCCTTATCTGGACGAAGCCGAAAAGGTTTTCCTGAAAATTGCCGAAGCGGTTACCCGTTTCGAAACACTGATCGTCGCCACGCCGGAACCGGATGCAGTCCGCGAAAAATTACCGCATCTCGACCGGGTCCGGGTTTTCGACATCGAAACCAACGACACCTGGGCGCGTGATTTCGGACCGATTACCATTTTCGAAGACGGAAAACCGCTTCTGCTCGATTTCACCTTCACCGGCTGGGGCGGGAAATTTGAAGCCGGACTCGACGACCGGATCACGTCAACACTCCACAAAGCGGGCGCATTCGGCGAAACTCCGTTTCGCAAAGTCGACCTGATTCTAGAAGGCGGCAGTATCGAGAGCGATGGCGAAGGCACCCTGCTCACCACCACTGAATGCCTGCTCAATCCCAACCGCAACGAGAAATTGAGCAAAGAACAGATCGAAAAAAAACTAACCATAGACCTCGGCTCGAAACAGTTTCAATGGCTAGAAAACGGCGCACTCGCCGGCGACGATACCGACGCGCACATCGATACGCTCGCCCGCCTCTGCCCCAACCACACAATTCTTTACGTTCAATGCGACGATCCGACCGACGAACATTTTGAAATTTTCCAAGGATTGGAAAACGAACTGAAACAAACCGACTTCAGGCTGATTCCTCTTCCGTGGCCGAAAGCCAAATTTGGTGCCGATGGCGACCGACTGCCCGCCACCTACGCCAATTACCTGGTCATTAACGATGCCGTGCTGGTTCCGACCTACAACGATCCGGCCGATTTCCAGGCACTGGAAACCGTCCAGCAGGCATTTCCCGACCGCGAGATCATCGGCATCGATTGTTCCACCCTGATCCGCCAACACGGGTCCCTGCACTGCGTAACCATGCAGATCCCTCAAGGAGTGCTAAAATGA
- a CDS encoding 3-deoxy-7-phosphoheptulonate synthase, producing the protein MQKTENLRVESITRLKTPQDLKTRFPASETALETVLRGRSEVRNVLDRSDKRMLLIIGPCSIHDPEAALDYAKRLAALRDEVQDKILIVMRVYFEKPRTTVGWKGFINDPHLDDSCDMKYGLRTARKLMLDILELGLPIAAEFLDPIVPQYMADLVSWAAIGARTVESQTHREMASGLSMPVGLKNTTDGGIQRAIDAILACRAPHSFLGIDQAGHSSIIKTTGNPYTHLVLRGGGGTTNYHADEVAAAAEKLRAAGLSDAMMVDCSHANSGKVPARQADVWKELLEQRQNPDCPVVGAMIESFIEEGNQPISDNLKYGLSITDGCMSWEMTESLLRSVVE; encoded by the coding sequence TTGCAAAAAACTGAAAACCTGCGCGTTGAAAGCATCACCCGCCTGAAAACCCCGCAGGACCTCAAAACACGTTTCCCGGCCAGCGAAACCGCACTGGAAACCGTCCTCCGCGGCCGCAGTGAAGTCCGGAACGTACTCGACCGCAGCGACAAACGGATGCTGCTCATCATCGGCCCCTGCTCCATCCACGATCCGGAAGCCGCACTCGACTACGCCAAACGCCTCGCCGCCCTGCGCGACGAAGTGCAGGATAAAATCCTGATCGTCATGCGCGTCTATTTCGAAAAACCGCGCACCACCGTCGGCTGGAAAGGCTTCATCAACGACCCGCACCTCGACGACTCCTGCGACATGAAGTACGGCCTGCGCACCGCCCGCAAACTGATGCTCGACATCCTTGAACTCGGCCTGCCGATCGCCGCCGAATTTCTGGACCCGATCGTCCCGCAATACATGGCCGACCTCGTCAGCTGGGCCGCCATCGGCGCGCGCACCGTTGAATCGCAGACACACCGTGAAATGGCCAGCGGACTCTCCATGCCGGTGGGACTCAAAAACACCACCGACGGCGGCATCCAGCGCGCCATCGACGCCATCCTCGCCTGCCGCGCCCCGCACAGTTTTCTGGGAATCGACCAGGCCGGCCACAGCAGCATCATCAAAACCACCGGCAATCCGTATACCCACCTCGTCCTGCGCGGCGGCGGCGGAACCACCAACTATCACGCCGACGAAGTCGCCGCGGCCGCCGAAAAACTGCGCGCCGCCGGACTCTCCGACGCCATGATGGTCGACTGCTCGCACGCAAACTCCGGCAAAGTGCCCGCCCGTCAGGCCGATGTCTGGAAAGAACTGCTCGAACAGCGTCAAAATCCGGACTGCCCGGTCGTCGGCGCCATGATCGAAAGCTTTATTGAAGAAGGCAACCAGCCGATCAGCGACAACCTCAAATACGGCCTGTCCATCACCGACGGCTGCATGAGCTGGGAAATGACTGAATCGCTGCTGCGCAGCGTCGTGGAATAA
- a CDS encoding GreA/GreB family elongation factor produces the protein MNKTTILEALLEKLEEDLRRLQAANADASAGATHSEARAETKWDTCGLEASYLARGHAQQFKALAADVYELRALKLLSFAGKSVDAGALVEVEQAKDVFLFFLLPCGGGTELMVEGREVTVITPESPVGAALIGKREGDSYSFRAGLTGKILKVL, from the coding sequence ATGAATAAGACAACGATTTTAGAGGCCCTGCTGGAGAAGCTGGAAGAGGATCTGCGCCGGTTGCAGGCCGCGAATGCGGATGCATCGGCCGGGGCGACGCACAGCGAGGCGCGCGCAGAGACAAAATGGGATACCTGTGGCCTGGAAGCATCTTATCTGGCGCGAGGGCATGCTCAGCAGTTTAAAGCGCTGGCTGCGGACGTTTATGAGCTGCGGGCGCTGAAGCTGTTGTCATTTGCCGGCAAGTCGGTGGATGCGGGAGCTCTGGTTGAGGTGGAGCAGGCAAAAGACGTTTTTCTTTTCTTTCTGCTTCCCTGTGGCGGCGGCACGGAGTTGATGGTGGAAGGGCGGGAAGTGACGGTGATTACGCCGGAATCGCCGGTCGGTGCCGCTCTGATCGGGAAACGGGAGGGCGATTCGTATTCATTCCGCGCCGGGCTGACCGGAAAAATTCTGAAGGTTTTATGA
- a CDS encoding glycoside hydrolase family 3 protein: MMKSLLFCLIGLLVGCAGVQELTLEEKAGQILMVGFRGESIDEDSPVVRDIRDFHLGAVILFDQDVAQGELRRNIRSPQQLAALTSALQSFADVPLLVAIDQEGGRVNRLKPEYGFPETRSFQALGEADSTAFTYGKAQELAEALRAAGINLNLAPVADLAVNPDNFIVQKERTLSSDPDVVVRHAAQFIQAHHDAGVLCTLKHFPGHGSSTADSHLGMTDVTETWSLEELKPYRALCEKTDTVMTAHIFQRSLDPDWPATLSRAMVSGILREELGYNGVVISDDLGMKAIADHYGFETAVEQALNAGVDILLIANNADYNPDTVPLSVQTIVRLVESGRVSEDRMDEAFRRVSRLKQKISH, encoded by the coding sequence ATGATGAAGAGTCTGCTGTTTTGTTTGATCGGCCTTCTGGTCGGTTGTGCCGGGGTTCAGGAGCTGACTCTGGAGGAGAAAGCCGGGCAGATTCTGATGGTCGGTTTTCGCGGGGAGTCAATCGATGAAGACAGTCCGGTGGTGCGCGATATTCGCGATTTTCATCTGGGCGCAGTGATTTTGTTTGATCAGGATGTCGCGCAGGGTGAGCTGCGCCGCAATATCCGGTCTCCGCAGCAGCTGGCGGCATTGACTTCTGCGCTGCAGTCGTTTGCTGATGTGCCGCTGCTGGTTGCGATTGATCAGGAAGGCGGGCGAGTCAACCGGCTGAAGCCGGAGTATGGATTTCCTGAAACAAGGTCTTTTCAGGCGTTGGGAGAGGCGGACTCGACTGCGTTTACGTATGGAAAAGCGCAGGAACTGGCCGAGGCGCTTCGTGCAGCAGGAATTAACCTGAATCTCGCGCCCGTTGCTGATCTGGCAGTAAACCCGGACAATTTTATCGTCCAAAAAGAACGGACGCTGTCTTCAGATCCTGATGTCGTTGTCCGGCACGCCGCTCAGTTTATTCAGGCGCATCACGATGCCGGCGTCCTCTGTACGCTGAAGCATTTTCCGGGACACGGCAGTTCAACGGCCGATTCTCATCTGGGGATGACCGATGTGACGGAAACCTGGAGCCTGGAGGAGCTGAAGCCGTATCGTGCGCTCTGTGAAAAAACCGATACCGTGATGACGGCGCATATTTTCCAGCGCTCGCTGGATCCGGACTGGCCCGCGACGCTTTCCCGGGCAATGGTGTCGGGAATTCTTCGCGAAGAACTCGGTTATAACGGGGTGGTGATCAGTGATGATCTGGGGATGAAAGCGATTGCGGATCATTACGGGTTTGAAACCGCCGTGGAGCAGGCTCTGAACGCTGGAGTCGATATTCTGCTGATTGCCAATAATGCCGATTATAACCCCGATACCGTTCCGCTGTCGGTCCAGACGATTGTCCGGCTGGTTGAGTCCGGTCGGGTCAGCGAGGATCGGATGGATGAGGCGTTTCGACGAGTGAGCCGGCTGAAGCAAAAGATTTCTCATTGA
- the trpE gene encoding anthranilate synthase component I encodes MNITPNREEFLAKAEEGNLIPVWTEILADQETPVSAYERVRKFLREKDHASHTWMLESVEGGEHIGRYSFIGGNPRAIVRAIGSSTVITEGDQTTEVNNADPLDVLKEYMERYKPVKDSGLPRFIGGAVGFIGYDMISVFEPRVPVIENDIIGNPDMVMMVTNALLIFDRVNQTVKVLSNAYVDDDANAAYDAAVADIDELCEALQQPVQRVLIDAHQDVEQMIPESNMTLPEYRQMIETGKEYIRAGDIIQVVLSQRFEVENHADSLDVYRALRAINPSPYMFCLDLGESALVGSSPEVHVRCEDRRVELRPIAGTRPRGKTEEEDVALETELLADPKEIAEHVMLVDLGRNDVGRVCEFNTVGVPEQMIIERYSHVMHIVSDVTGTLLPEHDAYDVMKATFPAGTVSGAPKIRAMEIIAELEKTKRGPYAGAVGYFSFDGNLDSCITIRTVVLDKDKAYVQAGGGIVADSVPETEYWETRNKAGAVLKALSLARHYAAARERGNK; translated from the coding sequence ATGAACATTACACCGAATAGAGAAGAGTTTTTGGCAAAAGCGGAGGAGGGAAATCTGATTCCGGTCTGGACAGAGATTCTGGCTGATCAGGAGACCCCGGTTTCCGCTTATGAACGTGTACGTAAGTTTTTGCGTGAAAAAGACCACGCCTCGCACACCTGGATGCTGGAGAGTGTCGAGGGCGGAGAGCATATCGGACGCTATTCGTTTATCGGCGGCAACCCGCGGGCCATTGTTCGAGCGATCGGCAGTTCAACCGTCATTACGGAGGGCGACCAGACGACCGAAGTGAACAATGCGGACCCGCTGGATGTTCTGAAAGAGTACATGGAACGCTATAAGCCGGTGAAGGACTCGGGACTGCCGCGATTTATCGGCGGCGCGGTCGGGTTTATCGGCTACGACATGATTTCGGTGTTTGAGCCGCGTGTTCCGGTGATTGAAAATGACATTATCGGCAATCCGGACATGGTGATGATGGTCACCAATGCTCTTTTGATTTTTGACCGGGTCAACCAAACGGTGAAAGTGCTGTCGAATGCGTATGTGGATGACGACGCGAATGCGGCGTATGATGCGGCCGTGGCGGATATTGATGAACTGTGCGAAGCGCTTCAGCAGCCGGTTCAGCGGGTGCTGATTGATGCGCACCAGGATGTCGAACAGATGATTCCTGAATCGAATATGACGCTTCCGGAATATCGTCAGATGATTGAAACGGGAAAAGAGTATATTCGCGCCGGAGATATTATTCAGGTGGTGCTATCCCAGCGTTTTGAAGTGGAAAACCACGCCGACTCGCTGGATGTTTACCGTGCACTGCGGGCGATTAATCCTTCTCCTTACATGTTCTGCCTTGATTTGGGCGAAAGTGCACTGGTCGGCTCGTCGCCGGAAGTGCATGTCCGCTGTGAGGATCGTCGGGTCGAGCTGCGTCCGATCGCCGGAACCCGTCCGCGCGGAAAAACCGAAGAAGAGGATGTGGCACTGGAAACAGAGCTGCTGGCGGATCCGAAGGAAATCGCTGAGCATGTAATGCTGGTCGATCTGGGCCGCAATGATGTCGGCCGCGTCTGTGAATTCAATACGGTCGGTGTGCCGGAGCAGATGATTATTGAGCGTTACAGCCATGTGATGCACATCGTTTCCGATGTGACCGGGACACTGCTTCCGGAACATGACGCCTATGATGTGATGAAAGCAACGTTCCCCGCAGGAACCGTCAGCGGTGCACCCAAAATCCGGGCCATGGAAATTATCGCTGAGCTCGAAAAAACCAAGCGCGGTCCATATGCCGGTGCGGTTGGGTACTTCAGTTTCGACGGTAACCTCGATTCCTGTATCACCATTCGCACGGTGGTGCTGGACAAGGATAAAGCCTATGTACAGGCGGGTGGCGGCATCGTCGCCGATTCGGTGCCGGAAACCGAATACTGGGAAACCCGCAACAAAGCCGGAGCGGTTCTGAAAGCTCTTTCTCTGGCCAGGCATTATGCGGCAGCCCGGGAAAGGGGAAACAAATGA
- a CDS encoding anthranilate synthase component II, translating into MILIIDNYDSFTYNLVQYLGELGAEMKIFRNDKITVAEAVALKPDKVMVSPGPCSPKEAGISCEIIREFGHRVPLLGVCLGHQSIGDVYGGKVVRAERLMHGKVSPILHQGESVFKGLPSPFNATRYHSLIVERESLPSCLKITAETAEGEIMGLQHTEFPVHGVQFHPESILTENGKQLLQNFLDL; encoded by the coding sequence ATGATCCTTATCATCGATAACTACGATTCTTTTACTTACAATCTCGTGCAGTATCTGGGCGAGCTGGGCGCGGAAATGAAGATTTTCCGCAACGATAAGATTACCGTGGCGGAAGCTGTTGCTCTCAAACCGGATAAAGTGATGGTCAGTCCCGGTCCGTGTTCGCCGAAAGAGGCCGGTATATCCTGCGAGATTATTCGCGAGTTCGGGCATCGTGTGCCGCTGCTTGGCGTCTGCCTCGGACACCAGTCTATCGGCGATGTGTACGGCGGCAAAGTGGTTCGGGCCGAACGCCTGATGCACGGCAAGGTTTCTCCGATTCTGCATCAAGGTGAGAGCGTCTTCAAAGGACTCCCCAGTCCGTTTAATGCCACACGGTACCATTCTCTGATTGTTGAGCGTGAGAGCCTGCCGTCCTGTCTGAAAATCACGGCGGAAACCGCTGAAGGCGAAATTATGGGCCTGCAGCATACAGAATTCCCGGTTCACGGAGTCCAGTTCCATCCGGAATCCATCCTGACCGAAAACGGCAAGCAGCTTCTTCAGAACTTTCTGGATTTGTAA
- a CDS encoding 4a-hydroxytetrahydrobiopterin dehydratase, with amino-acid sequence MELHGMKCEACLTGAPLVTHEDADKLNKLIPDWNIVEQEGMKRLERVFKFPDFAGALDFTNRVGKLAEENNHHPAILTEWGKVTVQWWTHKIGGLHMNDFIMAAKTDELF; translated from the coding sequence ATGGAACTGCACGGCATGAAATGCGAAGCCTGTCTGACGGGCGCTCCTCTGGTTACACACGAGGATGCCGACAAACTCAACAAACTGATCCCTGACTGGAACATTGTCGAACAGGAGGGGATGAAACGGCTTGAGCGCGTTTTTAAATTTCCTGATTTCGCCGGGGCGCTCGACTTCACCAATCGCGTCGGCAAACTGGCTGAAGAAAACAACCATCACCCCGCCATTCTCACAGAATGGGGAAAAGTGACGGTGCAATGGTGGACGCATAAAATCGGCGGGCTGCACATGAATGATTTCATCATGGCCGCAAAAACCGACGAACTGTTCTGA
- the rnk gene encoding nucleoside diphosphate kinase regulator gives MREESIIMTWPDHARLTELVEEHHYANQGADSEAFKKLRHELERAQLVAEKDIPPDVVTMDSQVQVFDLEMGDRYVFTLSWPNQKKTVDDRINVLAPLGMALLGSRVGQHIEWPLPEGTCRLRIEEVLFQPEHNITYSNMKKRDQLESVYP, from the coding sequence ATGAGAGAAGAATCCATCATTATGACATGGCCGGACCATGCCCGGCTGACCGAACTGGTTGAAGAACATCATTACGCCAATCAGGGCGCAGACTCTGAAGCATTTAAAAAACTGCGTCATGAACTGGAACGAGCCCAGCTGGTTGCAGAAAAAGATATCCCCCCAGATGTCGTAACCATGGACTCTCAGGTTCAGGTCTTTGATCTGGAAATGGGAGACCGCTATGTCTTCACGCTGTCCTGGCCAAACCAGAAAAAGACGGTAGATGACCGAATCAACGTATTGGCCCCGCTGGGAATGGCCTTGTTAGGCAGCCGGGTTGGTCAGCACATCGAATGGCCCCTGCCCGAGGGAACCTGTCGCCTGCGCATTGAAGAAGTTCTGTTTCAACCGGAACACAACATAACATATAGCAATATGAAAAAAAGAGATCAGCTTGAATCCGTATATCCATAA